The following is a genomic window from Chloracidobacterium sp..
TTAGCCACGGCCTTTAGGACGTGGTAGGAAGCCGAGAATCCTATTTTAGGGCGTTTTAACGTCCTTAAAAAAAACGCAAGAAAGTAAATGTCAGACAGCGTATATTCCGAGATCAATTTACACATCACGTGGCACACGAAAAATAATCTGCCGATGATTACGCCGCGGATCGAGGACCGTCTCTATCATTTTCTGATACACAAGATCATTGAAACTCCCGGAGCCTATCTTCACGCGATCGGCGGAATCGAAACCCACGTTCATATCGGCATAAGTCTCGAACCAAACATCCTCGTTTCGGATTGGATAGGAAAACTAAAAGGCGGCAGTTCATATTACATCAATCACGAGGTGCAGCCGAAAGCGTTGGAATGGCAGCGTGGTTATGGGATTGTTACGTTCGGAACACGGGACTTGCAATGGGTTGTAGCATATATTATAAAGAACCAAAAGGAACACCACCGAAAAGGCGCGATTCACGAACGCCTTGAAAGGATCACGAGCTATGATGCTAAAGCGGCGCGAGAAGGACGTTAAAACGCCCTATGAAAATCTTAGCGATCATTACCACGCCGTAAATGGCGTGGCTAATTGCCGCGAAACGCGGTTCGGTAAAGCCGCGTTCGAAGCGACTTTCCCAACAACTGCCCCGGCCACCGCCGAACACGTCCAGGCCACTGCCGACGATGCAGCGAAAGTCCCTCAAGGAATGGTCATCGTCCGCACCCTCGACGGCATCGTCCGCAACGTCTATTCCGCCGACCCCGGCAAACTAGCTGCGTGGATTTCAGCGTCCCACGTCGAAAAAGCACCGAAGAAACAGACGCCTTAGCCTTTAGGAGGGAATAATGAAGGTATGTCTCTGTCTAATATTTGCTCTCCTAGCGTGCACCGCCGTAGCTCAGGTCAACACGTCTGATCCCGAAGCACGTAACCGGGAACTCTTTCAGACGTACGGATATTGTTTAGGCCAGCAACGAAGTCTCGATCAGATTCGACGTGATTTCCCCTCATTGGGCGTTTCGCTCTACCAGGCTGAAGCGGCTTTCAGTGTCACGTTCGGGAAGTCCTGTACTGCAATAGGAGAACAATTCAGCGACGCCGTCAGGCAGCGTTTGAAGGACGAGTTCGATAAAAAACTGCCCGCAACCTCTATAACGGAATCCGTTGCGAGAGATTTCATTGCAAGGGTTTCTTCGAGAGCTAAGGGCGATATCGACACGCCAGTTAAGGAAACACTTCTTTCCTTTAACCCGGATTTTAGAAAGAGTCCTGGACTAGAATTCATGCGAGGCTTTACGAGAACGTACAGTACGGCGAACCACCCGAAGGCAAAAGGGTTAAATCTCGAAATCAAGGTTCCAATGAGTTGGATGGCTCGTGAGGGCAACCGACCCAACGTGGTGCAATTCTTTAAGGCCGAATATGGCCGGAGTGATGTCGCCGCTCTGATAATGGTTCAACAATTCACGCCGCCAAAGGGAGTGCGCGTGACCCAACGTGATATTGACGAGCTATTCTCCGCCCGAAATCTCAAGGATTTCGTTCCTGACGGCGCAAAAATACTCGAGAGCAAGCCGATAACCCTCGAAGGATCGAACGGGGGAATGTGGGTACTCGAAGAGCGGGGTGAGCGTTTGGATTTCAGCATGACGATGCGCACGCTTCAATATGCCATCCTCTACAACAACCGCTTAATTTTCCTGAAATTTGCCGCTGGCGGAACTGAAGACACGAGAGCCGAATAGGTAGCAACCTTTGAAAGGAGTCGTCCATTATTTCAAATGGTGGCGAATTCTCTAGTGATTGTCGATAAATATCGTAACTGAACATGCCAATTCTCGATCTCGACGATAAGCTTCCCGAACAGGCTGCGTCAGAAGCTACCGAACTTGCCGCTGTTTCCAAACAAGCGAATACAATCCTTGTAATCAGTGCAATCAGCATTCTTTTTTGTTGTCTGGGCGGGGCTGTCGCTACTTACATGGCCTATCGGGCAAAACAAGTAGCCGATGCCGGTAATCTCGCTGCCGCTCAGAGAGGTGTGAAGTTTGCGACAGCCTGGATGATTGCGACCTATATCATCGGCATTTTCGGAATCATCGGAAGGCTAAGTAGCGGGCGTTAATCACAACCTGCAAAAACCGAGAACGGTAGCGACAATCTCAATGACACAATCCTTAAGCACAATCGCCTAAATCGCCGCGAGTGCTCTGTTTATCCTGAGCCTTGGCCGGTTGTCGCAGCAGGAGACGGCGCGGCGGGGGAATGTTTAGGGGCCGTCGGGATGCTTCGAGTGGCAAGACGAGTATTTCGTTGCATCTGTGAGCGAATCAAATCTTGAATCGGTCCGTAAATACCTCGCCGATCAAGAAAAACATCATCAAAGGGTTTCATCGGAAGACGAGTTTTCGGAGTTTCTGTCGAGGACTGGTTTTGAAATACACAAAGATGCTTCGGCTTGAGATTGGTTGGGCTAAAGCCCGATTCTTTTTTTCCCTCATTCCTCCAGCTAAAGCTGGAGGCAATTTATGGAAAGTTGACTCGGGCTGTTTCACCGGGACGAACTTATGAATTCGAATTGGGAAAGGGTTTTCGCGATGAGTTTTGCGGGTGTGTACCCGCATTACGTAAAGAAGGCGGAGGCAAAGGGGCGAACCAAAGCTGAGCTCGATCAGGTCATTCGCTGGCTGACAGGATACACGCAAAAAGGTTTGGAGAAACAGATCGAGAAACGAACGAGCATGCGTGATTTTTACGAAAAAGCTCCGAAGTGGAACCCGAACGCCTCGCTGATCACCGGCGTCGTCGGCGGTGTCCACGTCGAAACTATCGAGGACCGGCTGATGTAAGAGCTGCGATTTCTCAACAAACGCGTGGACGAGCTTGCAAAATCGACGAAAATGGAGAAGATATTGCAAAAGACCTAATAACACGACGGTAAAGGAAAAGAAATGTCGTCAAAAATACGCAGGATATTGAAGTGGGTTGGCGTAGTGATCGGAGTCATCCTGCTGACCGCGGTTGGCTTGGGCATCTATGTTTACTCACTGATACCGAAGCCGATCGGCGAGAAACCTGTTTTGCAGGCAGAGCTTTTTGAAAAGCCCGAAAAGGAACTGCCTGTTGCGGGCAAGTTTATTTTCAAACCGGCAACCGAGCTTGCTGCGATGATCAAGAACAGGCAGGCAACCTCTGTCGAGATCGTTCAGGAACACATCAATTACATCAAGAACAACAATTACAAGACGAACGCATTCGTTTGGCTGTTCGAACAAGAGGCGCTCGACGCCGCGAAGAAAGCGGACGAAAAGGTGGCTAAGGGCGAACCTCTCGGGTTGCTCGAGGGCGTGCCTGTCAGCATAAAGGAAGAATTTGCCGTCAAGGGTAAGCCCCAAACAGTGAATGCAGAGATGTTTCAGGGCTTTGTGGCCGCTAAAAATGCCGGTGTCGTTGACGCCCTTATCGATGAAGGCGCGATCGTACTCGGAACGACCAACGTGCCGAAGATGTTGTTTGACGCGCAGACGATCGGTGAAATATATCCTCGGGCAAACAACCCCTACGATCTCACGCGAACTCCGGGTGGCAGCACGGGCGGCGGCGCGGCGTCGGTCGCTTCGGGCTTTGCTCCGATCGCTCTGGGCGGAGATTTTGGCGGCAGTATCCGTATCCCTTCAGCCAATTGCGGACTCTACGGCCTCAAGACTACTGACGGCAGCATGACTGATGCAAATCAGTTTCCCGGTGAACCCGGGAATCCTAAATACCGTCGGATGATGGTCGCCGGCCCGATCGCTCGCACCGTCGATGATATCGATCTCGCTTGGAACGCTATTATGAACAATTGGCCCGAGCAGAAGGCGAAGATGCTCGAGCCGAAAGACGATCTTAAAGATTATAGGATCGCGTATTTCGACGAATGGAAATTTGGCAATGACAAAATTCTTGTCAGTAGGGATATCAAGGATAGGCTGAGAAAATTCGCGGAGGCTCTCAACTCGGCGAACGTCTCCGTCACCGAAGATCAGCCTGCCGATTTTGACAAGATGGTCGCGATGCACCGGATGCTCGCTATCTATGTGATGTTTGAGAAGGTGCCCTGGCTGTTAAGGCAATTCGCCATTCGTGAGTTCAAGCAAGCAGACAATCACAGAATAGATCTGTCCGAGGTATTCGACCGCATGTCGGACCTCGACGCAGCCAAGTATGATGATTACATTCGGCGTCGCGAAGAGCAGACAAGGGAACTGGAAAAATTCTTTACTAAATATGATCTGTTGATAATGCCGGTAGCGTCCGTTCCCGCCATTAAGCACAACCCTGAGCACTCGCCCATATCCGTTGACGGGACAAATGTCGATTACTGGGACAACTTCCTTTATCCCGTCGTCTTTAACGCAACCGGACACCCTGCGCTTACTATCCCGCTGGGGCTAAATAGCGAGGGCATTCCAATCGCAGTGCAGGTCGTCGGACCGATCAACTCAGAGAAACGGTTGATCAAGTTCGCTAAACTGATCGAGCCGCTGCACGTCGGATTTACAAAACCGGTCGTCTAGTTCATTCATTTTCGCTCTAATCGAGTGAGGGTGTTCACCGATGAAACCAAGCGCAAAACGCGTCATCCTTCGCATCGTACACCTTGTCGCCGTGATACCGGTGCTCGGGTACGTTTATCAGCCGGTGGCAGAGGCGGCCGAATACCAGCAGTTCACGCAGATGGTATTTATCCCGCTCGCAATACTCACAGGCTTCTGGATGTACATGGGCATCGTCTGGGCCATCCTTGGTGCGTCCTCGTGGGTTGCATTGACGTACTTCTTCGGCCCGCAAACGGGATTTGGCATCGCCCTGCTTGCGCAGATCGCAGTATTTGTTACACGATATTTTTATTTGAAGACGAAAAGGAGAGCTGCGGCTGAATAGGCCCCATTGATCGACGTTATGGCAAAAGTAACCGGCATTGGCGGAGTTTTCTTTAAGAGTGCGACGGATCATACCGAGCTTTCGGAGTGGTACGCAAAGCATCTGGGCCTCGAGTTGGAGCCTTGGGGCGGTGCGATCCTTAAATGGGAAAGTGACGCGGCTCCGGACGGCGGCATCACCGTCTGGAATGCGGCAGCACACGATACGGCATGGTTCGCACCAAGCGACTCTTCGTTCATGATCAACTACCGGATCGATAATATGGACGAAATGGTCGCACAGCTTACGGCTTCCGGCATTGAGGTCATCCAAGGCCCGGAAACCCATGAGAACGGCAAATTCGCGTGGATAATCGACCCGGACGGCAACAAGGTCGAGCTTTGGGAACCGATCTTCGAATAATTGAAGTCCGTTCGGCAATTCTGGTTTTTCCGAGGTTTCGTGAGAAAATCTTAATCGGATGAAGATATCGAAGAGGGCCGAGCCGATACTGACCGCAGCGAGTGAGGCGTTAAAGGGATCGCTGACAAAATACGGCCGACGGCGGGCCTATCATCCGAACGAAGAGCTTTTCGCTGCCGAAGAACGGGCTGATTACCTGCCGATCATTGTCAGTGGCCGTGTGAAGATGGTGCAGTTTCCCGATGCGGGAAAGGAGGTCATCATCGGTATCTTTGGTGCGGGCGAGATGTTCGCGGTGCCTCCGGTCATTGACGGCGATGTCTATCCTGCGTCGGCCTATGCCCTAGAAGAGTCCGAGATTCTACTGCTCCACCGCGACGATTTTTTTCAATTACTAAAGGAAAGCCCGGAATTCTCACTGATAGTCCTGCATTGGATGTCGGCAATGCTGCGGCAGAAAACAGGACTCATTAGCACCCTCGCGGGCGGCTCTGCGGAGCAAAGGATCGCAGGCGTGTTGATACGCCTTTTCAATGCGGCGAATGATCCGCCGCCGGTTAAGATAAAACTCCGCCGCGAGGACATCGCCAGAATGGCGGGCCTCACGACCGAAACGGCCATCCGCACGATCCGGCATCTTGCCGAGATCGGCGACATCACTATCGAGCGCGGAAAGATCATGATAGGCGACACCGATCGGCTCGAAGCACACTTAAGAACATAGGATCACGAAAAGGAGGGAACCGTGCAGCGTGTCATTACAAGTTTTATTATGGATGAAATGGGACATTGGGTCGCAATGCTCGAATGCGGGCACTACCAGCACGTGCGGCACGATCCGCCGCTTCGCGTCCGCGAATGGGTGCTCACCGAAGAAGGCCGCCGTTCGCGGCTTGGCCAATCGCTGAACTGCAAGAAATGCGATCAACGCATCCGCAGGGAATTCTGATCGGCCGCGACGCTCCGCGCAAAAATGTACGATCATAAAAGGCGTCTTCATCATTCGAGGTCGTTTCGACGATGACGACGCCTTGTTTTATGTGCAGTGGGATATCGGGTTTTGCTCTTTAGTGATGGCCGCCGCAGCCGCACGCATGGCCTGACGCCTGTACTGCCGGGCCCGGATCGGTTTCACTGATCGTTACGACACCATGCCCGTGGCCGCTTCCGCAGCCGCAGCCGCAGCCTCCGCCGCCGTGTCCGTGTGCATGCGCATGTCCGTGTGCATGGCCGTGACCGTGGCTATGCCCGCAGCCGCAAGCTGCCTCCTGCATCTCCTGCACGCCTTCGGGAACGCCTGCATCCTCCATTGCGATCGCTTTCGGGAAGAGAATGTTGTTCTCGAGGTGTATGTGCTGCCGAATGTCCTTATCGAGGCCGCCAAGTGCCGAAAAAAGCGACCTGTACGACATACACGCGTCGCCGGGCAGCGTAAGGTCATCCGTCAGCTCGCGGATCTCCTTGAGCATCTCCGCCGCCGCATCATGATCGCTGATCATGACGGCAACCGGATTTCGCGTTGAACCGAATGGTGCCGGCGGACAAGGCAGACCAAAGCCGAACGCACTCTCCATCAGGGCGATGTACGGGAACAACATACGCTCCTCCTTGAGCATGTGAGCTTCGAGTTCCGACTTCAGGCGTGAAAAGACCTCACGCACTTGAAGCAGTTCGGGATGATTGCGTCCGTGGACACCGCACACCTTGTCGAGCAATGCGGCTATGCGTGCATCTTCTTCGCGCGTGAAATCGTGGTGGCAGCGGACGATGTGATCCGAAAGTGCCGCCAGCGACATTGCATTGAAATCCAGTTCAGCCGTGCCGCTCTCCGTGTTCTGCGGCCTGTTCGCCTCTTTTTCAAATAGTTCGTTCAGCGTCTCGAATTCGACGCCGGTATCGCTGCAAGCCTCGGTGATCTGTTTTTTGCCGCCGCAGCAGTAGTCAATTCCAAGTTTCTCAAAAACCCTCTTCGATGGCGGAAAGTTCACAACATAATCTGCAACGGTTCGGGTCGGTTCAAGTTTCATTTTAATTACCTCATTCTTCCTTCGCGTGGCGGCCCGATCTGCCGGTGCCCTCCACGCGTCAAACATTTGTTCACTCTCATTCTTTCAGACAGTGATACCGCAATATATGATGCAGCGCATAAACTGCACTCTTTTTTTCATCTAAAATGAACTCGGTTCAAGAGCCATGCCGTTCACGCCGTATTTGCTATCCGGAAAAAGGCAGGATGTACCGATCAGAACGGGTAAACAACATTTGAAGATGCTGCTTTCTGCGTTATTCTATCAACGGTATTTTTATGGCTCATCGATCGGGCTAAACCGCAGCATACAGCGGCGTTCACTTATGTCCTGATCGCGTTCCAACTCGATGAAAATAAATGATTTTGTGGTTCGCTTCGCGAACGTCAACGGTACAGGTTCGGCATCTGCCAACGCATTGTTCACGCGCGCGATCTTTCGGATGGGAATTCCCGTAACACCCAAGAACATCTTTCCGTCAAATATCCAGGGCCTGCCGACGTGGTACGAGGTGCGTGTTTCCGAAAAAGGTCACCTCGGCCGCCGGGAAGGTGTCGATCTGATGGTTTCGGTCAATCCGCAGTCGATCAAGCAGGATCTGGCGGATGTAAAAAGCGGCGGATACTTCGTTTATGACAGCACAAAGCCGCTTCCGCCCGGCTTCTCTCGCGATGACGTTACGATGCTCGGCATCCCGATGACCGAGATCTGCAACGCCGAGTATCGCGATGCACGGCAGCGGCAGCTATTCAAGAACATATTGTATATCGGCGCCCTCGCAACGCTGTTCGACATTGAATTTCCGGTGCTGGAAGGCCTTATCGCCGACCAATTCAAAGGAAAGGAAAAGCTGATCGAGCCGAATATCAATGCGCTGAATCT
Proteins encoded in this region:
- a CDS encoding CD225/dispanin family protein: MPILDLDDKLPEQAASEATELAAVSKQANTILVISAISILFCCLGGAVATYMAYRAKQVADAGNLAAAQRGVKFATAWMIATYIIGIFGIIGRLSSGR
- a CDS encoding Crp/Fnr family transcriptional regulator, with amino-acid sequence MKISKRAEPILTAASEALKGSLTKYGRRRAYHPNEELFAAEERADYLPIIVSGRVKMVQFPDAGKEVIIGIFGAGEMFAVPPVIDGDVYPASAYALEESEILLLHRDDFFQLLKESPEFSLIVLHWMSAMLRQKTGLISTLAGGSAEQRIAGVLIRLFNAANDPPPVKIKLRREDIARMAGLTTETAIRTIRHLAEIGDITIERGKIMIGDTDRLEAHLRT
- the tnpA gene encoding IS200/IS605 family transposase, which translates into the protein MSDSVYSEINLHITWHTKNNLPMITPRIEDRLYHFLIHKIIETPGAYLHAIGGIETHVHIGISLEPNILVSDWIGKLKGGSSYYINHEVQPKALEWQRGYGIVTFGTRDLQWVVAYIIKNQKEHHRKGAIHERLERITSYDAKAAREGR
- the ric gene encoding iron-sulfur cluster repair di-iron protein — protein: MKLEPTRTVADYVVNFPPSKRVFEKLGIDYCCGGKKQITEACSDTGVEFETLNELFEKEANRPQNTESGTAELDFNAMSLAALSDHIVRCHHDFTREEDARIAALLDKVCGVHGRNHPELLQVREVFSRLKSELEAHMLKEERMLFPYIALMESAFGFGLPCPPAPFGSTRNPVAVMISDHDAAAEMLKEIRELTDDLTLPGDACMSYRSLFSALGGLDKDIRQHIHLENNILFPKAIAMEDAGVPEGVQEMQEAACGCGHSHGHGHAHGHAHAHGHGGGGCGCGCGSGHGHGVVTISETDPGPAVQASGHACGCGGHH
- a CDS encoding amidase gives rise to the protein MSSKIRRILKWVGVVIGVILLTAVGLGIYVYSLIPKPIGEKPVLQAELFEKPEKELPVAGKFIFKPATELAAMIKNRQATSVEIVQEHINYIKNNNYKTNAFVWLFEQEALDAAKKADEKVAKGEPLGLLEGVPVSIKEEFAVKGKPQTVNAEMFQGFVAAKNAGVVDALIDEGAIVLGTTNVPKMLFDAQTIGEIYPRANNPYDLTRTPGGSTGGGAASVASGFAPIALGGDFGGSIRIPSANCGLYGLKTTDGSMTDANQFPGEPGNPKYRRMMVAGPIARTVDDIDLAWNAIMNNWPEQKAKMLEPKDDLKDYRIAYFDEWKFGNDKILVSRDIKDRLRKFAEALNSANVSVTEDQPADFDKMVAMHRMLAIYVMFEKVPWLLRQFAIREFKQADNHRIDLSEVFDRMSDLDAAKYDDYIRRREEQTRELEKFFTKYDLLIMPVASVPAIKHNPEHSPISVDGTNVDYWDNFLYPVVFNATGHPALTIPLGLNSEGIPIAVQVVGPINSEKRLIKFAKLIEPLHVGFTKPVV
- a CDS encoding VOC family protein, producing MAKVTGIGGVFFKSATDHTELSEWYAKHLGLELEPWGGAILKWESDAAPDGGITVWNAAAHDTAWFAPSDSSFMINYRIDNMDEMVAQLTASGIEVIQGPETHENGKFAWIIDPDGNKVELWEPIFE
- a CDS encoding DUF3565 domain-containing protein — protein: MQRVITSFIMDEMGHWVAMLECGHYQHVRHDPPLRVREWVLTEEGRRSRLGQSLNCKKCDQRIRREF